The stretch of DNA GCGGCTTTCATTTCTTCTTCGCCCAAACCAATACGCCCAACATGTAGATTTGAAGAAATTTCAACGCTTTTTACCCCCGCACTCTTCCAATAAGGCAGATGGCTTGAGTTTTGGCTTGATACAATACAATCACAAAGATAACGTCCCTGAACCTCAGAAGAGGAATCTTCCGTAAATATCGGGCAACTAACCCCCTTTCCGCCGCCTCTAACGCTCGATAAAGGCAGGGCAAGACGTCGCCAATCAACCCCCGAACCGAGTAAAAAGATGTTTTCGTTTTCAATTTCACCGTGTGGACTGGCAATTACCAAACCTTGTTCGTTAATTTTAAGTCCGGCTCGTCCGATTAGAGGGTGTTGAACATACAAAGATTCTGCCCAAATAAAGCTTGAGGCTTGAACGCTACCCGATGCACCGCTTGGGTGAATAAGTTTGGTTATTTTATCTCCGTCAAGCTCAAACAAGATTTTTTCCGGTAAAATGTCGCTCCAATCAACTATTGTCAATTGTTTGAATTCGTTAAGTTGATTTAACAAATAAAACCAAATATCAGGTGAAAAAGGGTTATAAGGAGACGGCCCGCTGTTTTGTGTGCGTATCCAATAAACTTTTTTATCCGTATTAACAGTAGCTTCCAACGCCAAGCCGAGAGCTTCCAAGGTATCAAGCCCCCCACCGATCACAGCTATGTTTTCTATATTTTTGCCATGTACGGCAGTATCAAGCTTTTCAAAATCAAAATAAAAATAAGGACAAGGCCAAGGAAAAATATTTGTTGCAGCCCTTAAATTGCGTGGAATACGTGGCAACGATTCAAGTTCCATCACCAAATCGCTAAAACGCACGGGTAATTCGCCTCGTTTCGATTTTATCGTCAATTCTCTGCCCGACATATCTAGCCCAAGCTCATCAACGCTCACAACGCCCAGTCCACGACCCTCTAATTTTTCAATTAAATTATCGGTTACTCTTTTGGAAAAATAATTTGTAAACACCCCTTTAACCGGATAATTTTTAAAACTTCCGGGTAAAATAACGTTTATCTCACTTGAAGGGGCTTGCTTTTTTAATCTGGTAGCGGTTCTGATTCCTGCCATACCTGAAGGCAATACAACTATACGTTTCATGAGTTTCTCCTGAATCAACACGATAATTTCGTTACTGTAAGTTATTTTGACAGCTGCACAGCGATTTTATAAAACAGTTTCGCCGCTCAACACATAAGACATGAAATATTATACGTTATTTTATATACAAGTTAAGATTTATGCAAGTATATTGCAAAATTAAGCTTAACAATATATTATAAAATTTACAACCCGATTTTATTAAACAATAAAAAAGTGTTATAAAAAACAGCTAATAAATCAGGAAGCAAAATGTATAAAGCGGCAATTATTTTACAAGCACGCATGGGGTCAACCAGACTACCCGGAAAGGTTTTAAAAACTGTTTTAGACAAACCTTTACTCGCTTATACTGTCGAGCGTTTACGCTATTGTAAACTTGTAAGCGAGCTTATACTTGCAACGACTAATGACCCTAGCGATGAGCCTTTGGTCGCCTTTGCACAAGAAAATAAACTGCCTATTTTCCGTGGTAGTATTAATGATGTCTTAGACCGTTATTATTCGGCTTTGTCTTTATTAAAAGACCAAAATATCCAATATATCATGCGGATTACCGGCGATTGTCCTTTAATTGATCCGACAATTTGCGATGCTGTTATTCAAGAAGTTCAAAAGCAAAAAGCCGATTATTGCATTAGCTCCGAACGCTTTGCCGAAGGGCTAGACTGTGAAGTATTTACCAAACAAGCCTTAATTAAAGCTTGGACAGAGGCAAAACTCGCCTCCGAGCGTGAGCATGTAACTTTATTTATTCGCAATCACCCGGAATTATTTAACTTAGCTAAATATGATCAAACTCGTGATGATGGAAAAATTAGAATTACCGTTGATGAACAAGCGGATTTTGAGTTGGTCGAAGCGATTATTAAAGCCTTGTATAAAAAAGACGCAACTCCGTTTAGCTTTGAAGATATTCGTAATTTTCTGATCAACCACCCTGAACTTATGGAGAAAAATTCTGATATAATTCGCAATGCGGGTTTAATTAAGTCTTTAAAAGAAGATTATATTGCGAAGGGGTAAGGGGGGGGGAATTAGCCTGCTAAACGGATAAATTCTTCTCGAGAAATATCAATTCCACTATTTGGTGTAGATCACTTTACATAATAATAAAAAATGTTAAAATATTGTTACTGAAGTAAAAAACAATTGTACATGCATAAGGATAGAATATGGATCAATTCATTGATTTTCTTACGTACTCACAAAATATAAATGTATTTTCCTCATTGCTGACTTTATTTTCACTAATTTTAGCGAGTATTAAGGTTATACAAAAACGTGAAATGAAAAAAGCAATGCGAGCTAATTTTCAAAAACACTATAATATATATTTTCAAATTGCACGATCAGCATCCCGAATCAGGCATCTAGAAGATGATAGCAGTGTCAACGATATAAAATTATCACAAAGCATACGGGAAGCAAACCTTATACGAGGTGTGGTCGATACCGCACGGGCAGATCTAATCGCTTATGCTCGTGAAGAAATAAACTTTACTCCTTTTTATGAGCATCCAGCAGTACCCAATAAAAAGCTGCCACTCACTATAGCACTGGGCAAAGATTCTAAACTTATCCCTATACTCG from Desulfovibrio litoralis DSM 11393 encodes:
- a CDS encoding rhodanese-like domain-containing protein, whose translation is MKRIVVLPSGMAGIRTATRLKKQAPSSEINVILPGSFKNYPVKGVFTNYFSKRVTDNLIEKLEGRGLGVVSVDELGLDMSGRELTIKSKRGELPVRFSDLVMELESLPRIPRNLRAATNIFPWPCPYFYFDFEKLDTAVHGKNIENIAVIGGGLDTLEALGLALEATVNTDKKVYWIRTQNSGPSPYNPFSPDIWFYLLNQLNEFKQLTIVDWSDILPEKILFELDGDKITKLIHPSGASGSVQASSFIWAESLYVQHPLIGRAGLKINEQGLVIASPHGEIENENIFLLGSGVDWRRLALPLSSVRGGGKGVSCPIFTEDSSSEVQGRYLCDCIVSSQNSSHLPYWKSAGVKSVEISSNLHVGRIGLGEEEMKAANIEYEYAVALIPVASSYSFQKRVENGELQHKIPRGLMIRLFCLKHSGEILGAQFVSHNVGLESEAVLALLLPMIHSGGTVKTLMNLEVPGRAGGALRSVASMLDNKLQGHFYSISPDEFIASKESGAEFFTIDLRTQHQWQQKNIPEAVNIPLSDLKKRLMTDVPRMMPIVLICEHSNDAYATSCMLHDLGASDLYVLDGGMALWPYDDKPEKK
- a CDS encoding cytidylyltransferase domain-containing protein → MYKAAIILQARMGSTRLPGKVLKTVLDKPLLAYTVERLRYCKLVSELILATTNDPSDEPLVAFAQENKLPIFRGSINDVLDRYYSALSLLKDQNIQYIMRITGDCPLIDPTICDAVIQEVQKQKADYCISSERFAEGLDCEVFTKQALIKAWTEAKLASEREHVTLFIRNHPELFNLAKYDQTRDDGKIRITVDEQADFELVEAIIKALYKKDATPFSFEDIRNFLINHPELMEKNSDIIRNAGLIKSLKEDYIAKG